From Tachypleus tridentatus isolate NWPU-2018 chromosome 8, ASM421037v1, whole genome shotgun sequence, a single genomic window includes:
- the LOC143224303 gene encoding neuropeptide F receptor-like, with protein MKEESDLFNISEAHNIFNFSLNQARTILEEHVVQGGFFGRAVEITFVSCYTLLITAGMCLNLLISYVIISNKAVYASQNMLIVNLNISDLALCLFCMPFTLVELIFRDWPLGDALCKIIPFSQASTIFVSAGTISVIAIDRHQAIINLIPVRRQLRKRRFLMYTFAIWMVSVLLSLPICFTKRVEEVGFLNFVIYKKCIEEWPSNFSKLVYLIVTFVAQLVIPTTVLVVTHFRVKSHLGSVKPQTSAQENEQNSERNQRELRRNLRANRVLQNICLVFTMSWLPWNVINLLADVYPNVMRPKDLYMTFAVCHLIAMTSATSNPILYGWLNTNIRRELIRLVEKFSCPSIANNVNRQDVRSNNALE; from the coding sequence ATGAAAGAAGAAAGTGATTTATTCAACATAAGCGAAGCCCACAACATTTTCAACTTTAGCCTTAACCAGGCCAGGACGATTCTTGAAGAGCACGTTGTTCAGGGTGGTTTCTTTGGCCGAGCAGTCGAAATAACATTTGTATCCTGCTACACATTGTTAATAACAGCGGGAATGTGTCTTAACCTCTTAATATCATATGTGATTATATCTAACAAAGCTGTTTATGCGAGTCAGAATATGTTGATAGTTAACTTGAACATTTCAGATCTTGCTTTGTGCCTATTTTGCATGCCTTTTACCTTGGTAGAACTTATATTTCGAGACTGGCCTCTAGGGGATGCGTTGTGCAAGATAATACCTTTCAGTCAAGCGTCAACAATCTTTGTGTCGGCGGGTACCATTTCAGTGATTGCTATAGACCGACATCAGGCTATTATTAATTTGATACCCGTCAGAAGACAGCTCAGAAAGCGTCGATTCCTTATGTATACTTTCGCCATTTGGATGGTGTCTGTTCTACTCTCTCTTCCAATCTGCTTTACCAAAAGAGTTGAAGAAGTTGGTTTCTTAAATTTCGTTATTTATAAAAAGTGTATCGAAGAGTGGCCTTCAAACTTCAGTAAATTAGTCTACCTTATAGTAACCTTTGTTGCTCAACTGGTCATTCCCACAACTGTGCTGGTGGTCACTCACTTCCGTGTCAAATCCCACCTGGGTTCTGTTAAGCCACAAACGTCTGCGCAGGAAAACGAACAAAATTCGGAACGGAATCAGAGAGAACTGAGAAGAAACCTGCGGGCAAACagggtactacaaaatatttgtcTCGTCTTCACAATGAGTTGGTTGCCCTGGAACGTTATAAACTTATTAGCAGATGTTTATCCGAACGTCATGAGGCCAAAAGACCTCTATATGACTTTCGCTGTCTGCCACCTCATCGCCATGACCTCCGCTACTTCTAATCCGATTCTTTACGGTTGGCTGAACACAAATATTAGACGAGAACTGATCCGTTTAGTTGAAAAATTCAGTTGTCCCTCGATAGCCAACAATGTGAATCGCCAAGATGTCCGCTCCAACAATGCGCTGGAATAA
- the LOC143224302 gene encoding neuropeptide F receptor-like, giving the protein MKEESDLFNISEAHNIFNFSLNQARTILEEHFVQGGFFGRAVEITFVSCYTLLITAGMCLNLLISYVIISNKAVYASQNMLIVNLNISDLALCLFCMPFTLVQLIFRDWPLGDALCKIIPFSQASTIFVSAGTISVIAIDRHQAIINLIPVRRQFRKRRFLMYTFAIWMVSVLLSLPICFTKRVEKVGFLNFVIYKKCIEEWPSNFSKLVYLIVTFVAQLVIPTTVLVVTHFRVKSHLGSVKPQTSAQENEQNSERNQRELRRNLRANRVLQNICLVFTMSWSPWNVINLLADVYPNVMRPKDLYMTFAVCHLIAMTSATSNPILYGWLNTNIRRELIRLVEKFSCLSIANNVNRQDVRSNNALE; this is encoded by the coding sequence ATGAAAGAAGAGAGTGATTTATTCAACATAAGCGAAGCCCACAACATTTTCAACTTTAGCCTTAACCAGGCCAGGACGATTCTTGAAGAGCACTTTGTTCAGGGTGGTTTCTTTGGCCGAGCAGTCGAAATAACATTTGTATCCTGctatacattgttaataacagCGGGAATGTGTCTTAACCTCTTAATATCATATGTGATTATATCTAACAAAGCTGTTTATGCGAGTCAGAATATGTTGATAGTTAACTTGAACATTTCAGATCTTGCTTTGTGCCTATTTTGCATGCCTTTTACCTTGGTACAACTGATATTTCGAGACTGGCCTCTAGGGGATGCGTTGTGCAAGATAATACCTTTCAGTCAAGCGTCAACAATCTTTGTGTCGGCGGGTACCATTTCAGTGATTGCTATAGACCGACATCAGGCTATTATTAATTTGATACCCGTCAGAAGACAGTTCAGAAAGCGTCGATTCCTTATGTATACTTTCGCCATTTGGATGGTGTCTGTCCTACTCTCTCTTCCAATCTGCTTTACCAAAAGAGTTGAAAAAGTTGGTTTCTTAAATTTCGTTATTTATAAAAAGTGTATCGAAGAGTGGCCTTCAAACTTCAGTAAATTAGTCTACCTTATAGTAACCTTTGTTGCTCAACTGGTCATTCCCACAACTGTGCTGGTGGTCACTCACTTCCGTGTCAAATCCCACCTGGGTTCTGTTAAGCCACAAACGTCTGCGCAGGAAAACGAACAAAATTCGGAACGGAATCAGAGAGAACTGAGAAGAAACCTGCGGGCAAACagggtactacaaaatatttgtcTCGTCTTCACAATGAGTTGGTCGCCCTGGAACGTTATAAACTTATTAGCAGATGTTTATCCGAACGTCATGAGGCCAAAAGACCTCTATATGACTTTCGCTGTCTGCCACCTCATCGCCATGACCTCCGCTACTTCTAATCCGATTCTCTACGGTTGGTTGAACACCAATATTAGACGAGAACTGATCCGTTTAGTTGAAAAATTCAGTTGTCTATCGATAGCCAATAATGTGAATCGCCAAGATGTCCGCTCTAACAATGCGCTGGAATAA